Below is a window of Oryza brachyantha chromosome 10, ObraRS2, whole genome shotgun sequence DNA.
AGTGTAATAGTCTAACTATCAAATAGTATATGGGGAACCCCGTGAGTTACTGCATATATACGAAAATACTGTATGATAACAGTATATACGAGgtgcaaaatatatttacttttGTAGTTGGCCACCCTGAGATATTAGGTTTAGCTGTTGCAACGGGCACCTAAAAGAGAATTTATTTGGATGGTAGATTGATTGTCCAAGTTCTAACTTTTAGCAAAAACaatctccattttttttaaatgtaggTTATGTGTAACTATATTACGCTATCTCTgtttaaaacaataaattctggaaataaatatgaacatatatagGTTATGCTAAGATTCATCCCTAGATATTGGTATTTTTATAGAGGATTATAGTGTAAATACATTGTAAATAATCAAAAATTGTGCGTGATCAAGCGGTTAGCGTCGTAGTTGGTTCGACAACCACCTTGCCTGCGCacgaaatattttttccccACTGCTAGCACGGATCTCAAAGTACATCCAACGGCAAGCAAATCGAAAATTCCCCTCTGAAAAATACAAATCGAAAATTCCTCTCCGAAAAATAAGTGTCACAAATTTATTATCAGAAATTAATAATTcaggtttatttttctatcatcttcgttccatattataaaactttctatatttatctatatatcaatgtacatatttagataaatataaatttaggtaagataaaaaaagtcttacgttataaaactgATAGAATATTAGATAGACGATGTAATATAGAgcctgtttggggagttttagattctgagaagcagctgcttggtaggcagtttctgagaatatagaaaagcttctaaacccagcttctccagattctggattcttagttcattttccagaatatgtaactatagattctcagaagctgtggaccgtttCGAGCAACTTCTGACAAAAACAGTTTCTGAAAAAGGCTGCAGCTAagagaagctccccaaacaggcctataggtggatggatggatcgaaaATCCTGTGAGGAGTGGGCCTGCAGTGTGCAGCTAgcttaagctagctagcagcagcCTCTCTGACAAATCGCACAAGCGTGATAGCTCAGCcggtgtatgtatgtatgcatgatCGATAATACtagcaagcagcagcaagctAGCTCGCTCAGCTCAGCAGCTGGGGGCGGGCGAGCATCTTTTGGGGCAGACGGAGACGTCGATCGACGGCGACAAGGACGTCGGCCATTTCAACAATCTTTCTACCTGCTAGCTTATGTTAGCTATCCCAAAATCATCTGAAAAAATAATCGTGATTATctaactaattaataaattagtgaGATGCCCCTCTCCTTCCCCCCCTCTATATAAACCCCTCCATTGCTTCGCGTCccaggaaagaaaaagagagaatatcGATCAGCTGATCATCAGCTAGCTGCGTCGTCTTCTTCAGCAAGAGAAGCTATTAATTAGCTATATAGATAGCTGGTGTGATTAGGAGGAGAAATTAAGGAGGATTAATTGGTGAGAGAGTGATTATTATTAGATGGCTGGGCTGAGGGAGATGGAGTCGACGCTGCCGCCGGGGTTCCGGTTCTGCCCCAGCGACGAGGAGCTCGTCTGCTTCTACCTCCGCAACAAGGTCGCCAACCACCGCGTCGCCTCCGGCACcctcgtcgacgtcgaccTCCATGCCCGCGAGCCATGGGAGCTTCCCGGTAAATTCAATCACTGCCTACCATATCTAGCTACTCTCTAAATTAATCGCCTTCAATTAATCCTCTCCCTTTCTATTTATTCGTGTGACTCTCGTAAAGAAATTTCAGtgtttaaaatattatcttttcacttatgtttatgtttataagctaaattttaggatttttttcaccgaaatttagatcgctatgaatgtgtatataaaagttttatctataaataattttccatttgcaaatacgccgtttggcttttttcaaacaatcatccctaATCGTGTATATACTGTACAAGATTTGTCTTAACATGAAGATACTCACACGTATATACTTGATTCGTTATGATTAGTTAACTGACTTCTATAAGTTAATCATTGGGTTCCTTGGAACACAAGCACATAGGTATACATACAGATACATAGACAcagagagatcgatcgagtgAGAACGAGATCAGCTATAGCCACTCCAGCTTGCAagcaatcatatatatataatcaaccGGCAATAATTCGATCGCCATGgtggctggctagctagctcccaCAAGTCGCTCGCAAGCTAGACTCCAAGTCTCGCaaagctagagagagagagggagaaataAGAGAGACCAGCTAGCGAGACCCATATATATGTCCACTTCTAGCTAGGGCCACTACTCTTCTTCACTCATCAGAGAATTATAACGTCACTATTGCCGGCACCACGGCAACACTTCACGTGCAAGCGTATCCAAtctcccccctccctcccttgtGATATGATATGATCTCACATACTATACCTAGCTACGTATACAGAGTACAGTACTGTAGGCTCATATATATCTGATCAGTTGATTTAGTTTAGTCTGTatgtagagcaattttacggttagGTACCGAGAACTGTTTGTATGTGGGCAGAGCAAATTAACTGTTAAGGTTTAGTAGTTAGCTGATGAATAAGGCTTAGTTATGTCTTGATTAATAATCTGTTGTTTGATTATTCTTTCAGAGGTGGCTAAGCTGACTGCGGAGGAGTGGTACTTCTTCAGCTTCAGGGACCGGAAGTACGCGACGGGGTCGCGGACGAACCGGGCGACCAAGACAGGTTACTGGAAGGCCACGGGGAAGGACAGGGTCGTCCATGAGGCGGCGACCCGAGCGGTGGTCGGGATGAGGAAGACGCTGGTTTTCTACCTCGGCCGTGCCCCCAACGGGCACAAGACCACCTGGGTCATGCACGAGTTCCGCCTCGAAACCCCCAACTCCCAACCCAAGGTGTGCACTCTTAGCTAGtcctatttaattaattaccttgTCGTAAAGAAACTAATATTGACATTCGTTGAAAAAGTATTGGGAGTACCGTATTTTCTAATACCATACTTCGGTGCTTATAGGTATATCGAAATTTAgcgaaaattttgatatctggagatacttttttaagagtatttttttcattaattttgtaGTACCTGATAAGTACCACTACTTAATTTGATGCGCTCAGACCTACGTGCTAATCGCGATCTATGCAATTTTGGACGTGTCAATTGATCAAGCAGGAGGACTGGGTGCTATGTAGGGTGTTCGACAAGAAGAAGCCATCGATGACAGAAGCCGATCAGCAGGGAAGCAATGGCAGCGACCATTTCATCGCCGGCGCAGCCACCGGCCCCTCCTCGCCTACaacgacgacagcggcggcggcggcgcccctcCTCGCGGGCTCATCGCCCGACCCGACGGTGGTGGACAGGTTCGACCACCACGCAGCGCTGCCACCGCTAATGGCACTCATGCAAGGTGGCGAGGACCAGatgatcgccgccgccgccggtggtagcagcagcagcagcgcgctGCTCAACCTGGCGATGCTGCAGTACAGCTTCCTAGAGCACCGGCCAcccggcgtcgacgacgacgcggcggcggggcccgCCCACTTCGGCGCATGCCgtggcggcctcggcggcggcgacggcccgCCGGCGCTGGGGGCGATGGGGTTCGAGGAGCACGGCATGGGGGAGATCATCGAGATGGAGCCGCCAGCGTGGCGCCACGATGGCAGCGGCTGCCTGTACAGGGACGAGCTCTACttctagcagcagcagtagtgcAAATGGATTTGAATTATTTAATGTGATGCGCATTGCATGTGTTAATTAGCTAGAGCTCAGTTTGattcagaaaaatatatatgtagggTTTACAAGAGGTTTGCTAGTTCATCAAGCTGTGATTAGAGTATATAACAAATTAAGgtggagttaaaaatttaagggGTCTGATTAGGTTGAGTGGCTGTGGggattaattaagcaattTGTGTAATTAGTGATCTGTTTGTAGGTGAGCAGTTACAGCAAACAACTTTAGGGAAAAGGGGATGGTATGATCAGGACCAAGATCaatttaatgttcatgtacaTTGAAAATGTAATCCAGGGGAATGTTTCACATCTGATTGGGCCAAGCACTTTCAGGAAgaggaattaaaatttattctgCGTGACGAGTTTGTTCTAGTTCGATGATTTACCATAGAGTTTTCCtcttctataatatatatgcttcgagtttttttattaggtaTCTCTACTCTATACCATCAGCCCAAACACGTTTTAGAAAATGCCTAAACCGCCCTTATAGAAATAAAGGGGACGTCATCCATGTATATAGCCCCCTTGCAG
It encodes the following:
- the LOC102704477 gene encoding protein CUP-SHAPED COTYLEDON 1-like, whose product is MAGLREMESTLPPGFRFCPSDEELVCFYLRNKVANHRVASGTLVDVDLHAREPWELPEVAKLTAEEWYFFSFRDRKYATGSRTNRATKTGYWKATGKDRVVHEAATRAVVGMRKTLVFYLGRAPNGHKTTWVMHEFRLETPNSQPKEDWVLCRVFDKKKPSMTEADQQGSNGSDHFIAGAATGPSSPTTTTAAAAAPLLAGSSPDPTVVDRFDHHAALPPLMALMQGGEDQMIAAAAGGSSSSSALLNLAMLQYSFLEHRPPGVDDDAAAGPAHFGACRGGLGGGDGPPALGAMGFEEHGMGEIIEMEPPAWRHDGSGCLYRDELYF